Proteins encoded by one window of Halorussus salinus:
- a CDS encoding universal stress protein produces the protein MEVLVPIDGSECSFRALDFAIDFARRFEASLHVVHVSDSETDATDEILDRARERLDEAGVPDEPEVSTDVDLSFRPAERVGKDILALVEERGYDHVVMGHHGSGAVDRMMLGSAAHTVVEEETVAVTIVP, from the coding sequence ATGGAAGTTCTCGTTCCCATCGACGGCTCCGAGTGTAGTTTCCGCGCGCTCGACTTCGCCATCGACTTCGCCCGTCGGTTCGAGGCGTCGCTCCACGTCGTCCACGTCAGCGACAGCGAGACCGACGCGACCGACGAGATTCTCGACCGCGCCCGCGAGCGACTCGACGAGGCGGGCGTCCCGGACGAACCCGAAGTCTCGACGGACGTGGACCTCTCGTTCCGACCGGCCGAGCGGGTCGGCAAGGACATCCTCGCGCTCGTTGAGGAGCGCGGCTACGACCACGTGGTCATGGGTCACCACGGCAGCGGCGCTGTGGACCGAATGATGCTCGGGAGCGCGGCGCACACCGTGGTCGAAGAAGAGACGGTCGCGGTGACTATTGTTCCGTAG
- a CDS encoding Sjogren's syndrome/scleroderma autoantigen 1 family protein — translation MSSDDDSGFDKEAEREKLREKYGDDEKDRENTRRMSELLLQGATMTGKHCDNCGDPIFRYDGQEFCPTCQHEAKQAQQAQSAETQQAQNGGTQQAQNGEAQRTQGGEPRQPRSARTEETDGPDGRTAGRAASDGDAANADAETDRPTDHGDDEPRVEINDVRVADRHADRSDVRAPPSQSENRGSRSESGGRGHDRTRASDRSADRTQGRRGGHDHGETHQHARDAHRPATGPSDRDATARTAADSGDLGPAREALVRKLSDLARRAEETDDVTRARELLGATREAAEALAALDRANR, via the coding sequence ATGAGCAGCGACGACGATTCGGGATTCGACAAGGAGGCCGAGCGCGAGAAGTTGCGCGAGAAGTACGGCGACGACGAGAAAGACCGCGAGAACACCCGGCGGATGAGCGAACTCCTCTTGCAGGGCGCGACCATGACGGGCAAGCACTGCGACAACTGCGGCGACCCCATCTTCCGGTACGATGGTCAGGAGTTCTGCCCGACCTGCCAGCACGAAGCCAAGCAGGCCCAACAGGCCCAGAGTGCAGAAACCCAACAAGCACAAAACGGAGGGACCCAGCAAGCACAGAACGGCGAGGCCCAGCGAACACAGGGCGGAGAGCCTCGACAGCCCCGGAGCGCACGAACCGAGGAGACCGACGGTCCCGACGGCCGAACCGCCGGGCGAGCGGCGTCGGACGGCGACGCCGCGAACGCCGACGCGGAGACGGACCGACCGACCGACCACGGCGACGACGAACCCCGCGTCGAAATCAACGACGTTCGGGTCGCCGACCGTCACGCCGACCGGTCGGACGTGCGCGCTCCACCGTCTCAGTCCGAGAACCGAGGGTCCCGGTCTGAGAGTGGCGGTCGGGGACACGACCGAACGCGCGCTTCGGACCGAAGCGCGGACCGCACGCAGGGCCGCCGAGGAGGCCACGACCACGGTGAAACCCACCAGCACGCGCGGGACGCCCACCGACCCGCGACCGGTCCGAGCGACCGCGACGCGACCGCTCGAACTGCGGCCGACTCGGGCGACCTCGGTCCCGCCCGCGAGGCGCTGGTCCGCAAACTCTCGGACCTCGCGCGTCGCGCCGAGGAGACCGACGACGTGACTCGCGCTCGGGAACTCCTCGGGGCGACCCGCGAGGCCGCCGAGGCGCTGGCCGCGCTCGACCGGGCAAACCGTTAA
- the mdh gene encoding malate dehydrogenase — protein sequence MTKISVVGAAGTVGAAAAYNIALRDIADELVLVDIPDKEEDTVGQAADVNHGAAYDSNTVVRQGGYEETEGSDVVVITAGIPRQPGQTRIDLAGDNAPIMEDIGSSIAEYNDDFVTVTTSNPVDLLNRHLYEVGERSREKVVGFGGRLDSARFRYVLSQRFDEPVQNVEATILGEHGDAQVPVFSKVRVNGVDPEFSDDEKDEILDELKTSAMNVIEKKGATQWGPATGVGHMVEAVVRDTGEVLPGSVKLDGEYGHDDVALGVPVKLGSDGVQEVVEWDLTEYEREQLGEAADKLSEQYDEIA from the coding sequence ATGACGAAAATCAGCGTGGTCGGCGCGGCCGGAACCGTCGGGGCCGCGGCGGCGTACAACATCGCGCTTCGGGACATCGCGGACGAACTGGTACTCGTAGACATCCCGGACAAGGAGGAGGACACCGTCGGGCAGGCCGCCGACGTGAACCACGGGGCCGCCTACGACTCGAACACGGTGGTCCGGCAGGGCGGCTACGAGGAGACCGAGGGGTCGGACGTGGTCGTCATCACGGCCGGGATTCCGCGCCAGCCCGGCCAGACCCGCATCGACCTCGCGGGCGACAACGCGCCCATCATGGAGGACATCGGCTCGTCCATCGCGGAGTACAACGACGACTTCGTGACGGTCACGACCTCGAACCCGGTGGACCTGCTCAACCGCCACCTCTACGAGGTCGGCGAGCGGTCGCGCGAGAAGGTCGTCGGCTTCGGCGGCCGCCTCGACTCCGCGCGCTTCCGCTACGTCCTCAGCCAGCGCTTCGACGAGCCGGTTCAGAACGTCGAGGCGACGATTCTGGGCGAACACGGCGACGCGCAGGTGCCGGTCTTCTCGAAGGTCCGCGTGAACGGCGTGGACCCCGAGTTCAGCGACGACGAGAAAGACGAGATTCTGGACGAACTCAAGACCAGCGCGATGAACGTCATCGAGAAGAAGGGCGCGACCCAGTGGGGTCCGGCCACCGGCGTCGGCCACATGGTCGAGGCCGTCGTCCGCGACACGGGCGAGGTCCTGCCCGGCTCGGTCAAACTCGACGGCGAGTACGGCCACGACGACGTGGCGCTAGGCGTCCCGGTCAAGCTCGGTAGCGACGGCGTGCAGGAGGTCGTGGAGTGGGACCTGACCGAGTACGAGCGCGAACAGTTGGGCGAGGCCGCGGACAAGCTCTCCGAGCAGTACGACGAGATCGCCTGA
- a CDS encoding metallophosphoesterase family protein, translated as MQVGVLSDVHSNRVAFETVLDDMPDVDALVCAGDVVGYNPWPAECVELVREREIPTVMGNHDRAVASGTAFRFNRMAKAGVELARERLTDDQLDWLDDLPNERLLFDGRVKIVHGHPEDPDHYTMPDEFSPDLLGDEEVLVMGHTHVQHHEEYADGVVMNPGSVGQPRDGDPKAAYALLDLDDLSVEERRVEYDVAAVQRAVEDAGLPSKIGSRLKYGK; from the coding sequence ATGCAAGTCGGCGTTCTCTCGGACGTTCACTCGAACCGAGTCGCCTTCGAGACGGTCTTAGACGACATGCCCGACGTGGACGCGCTGGTCTGTGCGGGCGACGTGGTGGGGTACAACCCGTGGCCAGCCGAGTGCGTCGAGTTGGTCCGCGAGCGCGAGATTCCGACGGTGATGGGCAACCACGACCGCGCGGTCGCCTCCGGCACCGCCTTCCGGTTCAACCGGATGGCGAAGGCTGGCGTCGAGTTGGCCCGTGAGCGACTCACCGACGACCAGTTGGACTGGTTGGACGACCTGCCGAACGAGCGTCTCCTCTTCGACGGTCGGGTCAAAATCGTCCACGGTCACCCCGAGGACCCCGACCACTACACGATGCCCGACGAGTTCTCGCCCGACCTGCTGGGCGACGAGGAGGTACTGGTCATGGGCCACACCCACGTCCAGCACCACGAGGAGTACGCCGACGGCGTCGTGATGAACCCCGGTAGCGTCGGCCAACCGCGCGACGGCGACCCGAAGGCGGCCTACGCCCTCCTCGACTTGGACGACCTGTCCGTCGAGGAGCGCCGCGTCGAATACGACGTGGCGGCCGTGCAGAGAGCGGTCGAAGACGCGGGATTGCCGAGCAAAATCGGCTCTCGGTTAAAGTACGGGAAGTAG